A stretch of the Azorhizobium caulinodans ORS 571 genome encodes the following:
- a CDS encoding class I adenylate-forming enzyme family protein: MRSSLPSPPPNRWRNLGDLIDRGGDLSRPALIDLSTAPPRVLTHAEADRLINGVARFLTDRGLKRGDRVAILSSNRAEVLLSYFGIMRAGFIAVPMNVKLPRDMIDYVVTDSGALFAFTDRANRPLVQGAVTFLDFDDDGPSGFHAAITPCDFATVPMAEGEIAQMLYTSGSTGRPKGVPLSHSGQLWSLDMRTSDGTRREDQRYLIAQPLFHMNGLFSAKTAFATNASIVLMPAFDVRPYVDAIATYDVTALSSVPTMFARIVKDADYVASRDMTSLKRIMMGSAPTTATLFSSVAALFPQATLVLTFGATETGPAIFGPHPDGRPTPPVSLGTPVPGTQVRLVDGPDADEGVLWVRNPAIMPGYHRKPELTAAVLKDGWYVTGDILRRDAEGFYYFVGRADDMFVCGGENIYPVEVERLLERHPGVQQAAVVPLPDAERGQMPVAFLVPKPGARLSAAEVKTFTLENGPAYQHPRRIALVSELPWAGTNKIDRAALKAEALRRESEQRWAS; encoded by the coding sequence ATGAGATCGAGTCTTCCCTCTCCGCCCCCCAACCGCTGGCGCAACCTCGGCGACCTGATCGACCGCGGCGGAGACCTCTCGCGACCGGCCCTGATCGACCTTTCCACCGCGCCACCGCGCGTCCTGACCCATGCCGAAGCCGACCGGCTCATCAATGGCGTTGCCCGCTTCCTGACCGATCGGGGACTGAAGCGGGGAGACCGCGTCGCCATCCTCTCGTCCAACCGCGCGGAGGTGCTGCTGAGCTATTTCGGCATCATGCGCGCCGGCTTCATCGCCGTCCCCATGAACGTGAAGCTCCCGCGGGACATGATCGACTACGTGGTGACCGACTCCGGTGCCCTCTTCGCCTTCACCGACCGGGCAAACCGGCCGCTCGTGCAGGGCGCGGTGACCTTTCTCGATTTTGACGACGATGGCCCGTCCGGCTTCCACGCCGCCATCACCCCCTGCGATTTCGCGACCGTACCCATGGCGGAGGGAGAGATCGCGCAGATGCTCTACACCTCGGGCTCCACCGGCCGGCCCAAGGGCGTACCCCTCTCGCATTCGGGCCAGCTCTGGTCGCTCGACATGCGCACCTCCGACGGCACGCGGCGGGAGGACCAGCGCTATCTCATCGCCCAGCCCCTGTTCCACATGAACGGGCTGTTCTCCGCCAAGACGGCCTTTGCCACCAACGCCTCCATCGTGCTGATGCCGGCCTTCGACGTGCGGCCCTATGTGGACGCCATCGCCACCTATGACGTGACCGCGCTTTCCAGCGTGCCGACCATGTTCGCGCGGATCGTCAAGGATGCGGACTATGTGGCGAGCCGGGACATGACGAGCCTCAAGCGCATCATGATGGGATCGGCCCCGACCACGGCGACGCTGTTCTCGTCCGTCGCGGCGCTGTTTCCGCAGGCGACGCTGGTCCTCACCTTCGGCGCAACCGAGACCGGCCCTGCCATCTTCGGCCCGCATCCGGATGGACGGCCCACGCCACCGGTGTCGCTGGGCACGCCTGTTCCGGGCACGCAGGTGCGCCTCGTGGATGGACCGGATGCGGATGAGGGCGTGCTCTGGGTCCGCAACCCGGCGATCATGCCCGGCTATCATCGCAAGCCGGAGCTGACCGCGGCCGTGCTCAAGGACGGCTGGTACGTGACGGGCGACATCCTGCGCCGGGATGCGGAGGGCTTCTATTACTTCGTGGGGCGCGCGGACGACATGTTCGTCTGCGGTGGCGAGAACATCTATCCGGTGGAGGTCGAGCGCCTACTGGAACGTCATCCCGGCGTTCAGCAGGCGGCGGTGGTGCCCTTGCCCGATGCCGAGCGCGGCCAGATGCCGGTGGCCTTCCTGGTGCCGAAGCCCGGCGCGCGCCTCAGCGCGGCCGAGGTGAAGACCTTTACGCTGGAGAATGGCCCCGCCTACCAGCATCCCCGCCGTATCGCGCTCGTCAGCGAACTGCCCTGGGCCGGTACCAACAAGATCGACCGCGCCGCGCTCAAGGCCGAGGCGCTGCGACGGGAGAGCGAGCAGCGCTGGGCGTCGTGA
- a CDS encoding Lrp/AsnC family transcriptional regulator produces MSSATVAEQVGLSPTPCWRRIKKLEDDGYILKRVALLDRRKANVPLTVFVAVKAARHSMEWLESFRRAISSMPEIVEAWRLTGETDYLLRVVVPDIDAYDEVYKRLISKLEFSNLSSSLAMEEMKFTTAIPTTYMAR; encoded by the coding sequence ATGTCCTCCGCAACCGTGGCGGAGCAGGTTGGGCTCAGCCCGACACCGTGCTGGCGCCGCATCAAGAAGCTGGAGGATGACGGCTACATCCTGAAACGGGTGGCCCTGCTGGATCGCCGCAAGGCCAACGTGCCGCTGACCGTCTTCGTGGCCGTGAAGGCGGCCCGCCACAGCATGGAATGGCTGGAGAGCTTCCGCCGGGCCATCTCCTCCATGCCCGAGATCGTGGAAGCGTGGCGCCTGACCGGCGAGACCGACTATCTGCTGCGCGTGGTGGTGCCGGACATCGACGCCTATGACGAGGTGTACAAGCGCCTCATCTCGAAGCTGGAATTCTCCAACCTCTCCTCATCGCTGGCCATGGAGGAGATGAAGTTCACGACGGCCATCCCCACCACCTACATGGCGCGCTGA
- the otnK gene encoding 3-oxo-tetronate kinase, with amino-acid sequence MTLLLGCIADDYTGASDLANTLTKAGLRTVQTIGVPAADFALPDVDAVVVALKSRSIPATEAVALSRGARDFLGGEGARHILFKICSTFDSTDAGNIGPVTDALRADASAGPVLVTPAFPETGRTVYFGHLFVGAVPLNESPLKDHPLNPMTDANLVRVMARQSAAPVGLVDLHTVARGPEAVRSRLAVLAQEGKGAAIIDAVFERDLETIGAVALDEPLSVGASGLGLGLARTLAAGRTAPTDGAVRWGASVPGAIAAIAGSCSAATLEQIARAEENMPVLRLAAEQLVTDGAAVVAEAIGWARERLAHGPVLIAASGTPQEVAAVQARHGRHASGLAIEQASAALAAGLVEAGVRRLVVAGGETSGACVDRLGIAGFEVGPEIAAGVPLLRTVAYAPQMLLALKSGNFGGPDFFARAFAAMS; translated from the coding sequence ATGACCCTTCTTCTTGGCTGTATCGCCGACGACTATACCGGTGCCTCGGATCTCGCCAACACCCTGACCAAAGCGGGCCTGCGCACCGTGCAGACCATCGGCGTCCCGGCGGCGGACTTTGCCCTGCCCGATGTGGATGCGGTGGTGGTGGCGCTCAAGAGCCGCTCCATTCCCGCCACCGAGGCGGTGGCGCTGTCCCGCGGCGCCCGCGATTTCCTCGGAGGCGAGGGGGCGCGGCACATCCTGTTCAAGATCTGCTCGACCTTCGATTCCACGGACGCCGGCAATATCGGTCCGGTCACCGATGCCCTGCGTGCCGATGCGAGTGCCGGCCCCGTTCTGGTGACGCCCGCCTTTCCGGAGACCGGGCGGACGGTCTACTTCGGGCATCTGTTCGTCGGCGCGGTGCCACTCAACGAAAGCCCGCTGAAGGACCACCCCCTGAACCCCATGACCGACGCCAACCTGGTGCGGGTGATGGCGCGCCAGTCGGCAGCGCCGGTGGGGCTCGTCGATCTTCACACCGTGGCCCGCGGGCCCGAGGCGGTGCGCAGCCGCCTCGCCGTGCTGGCGCAAGAGGGCAAGGGCGCGGCCATCATCGATGCGGTGTTCGAGCGCGATCTCGAGACGATTGGTGCCGTTGCTCTGGACGAGCCGCTGTCCGTGGGGGCCTCTGGCCTTGGTCTTGGCCTTGCCCGCACCCTCGCAGCCGGGCGGACAGCTCCGACTGACGGCGCCGTCCGCTGGGGCGCGTCGGTCCCCGGCGCCATCGCGGCGATCGCCGGCAGTTGTTCGGCCGCGACGCTGGAACAGATCGCGCGGGCGGAAGAGAACATGCCTGTGCTGCGCCTCGCGGCCGAACAACTCGTCACCGACGGTGCAGCCGTGGTTGCCGAAGCCATCGGCTGGGCGCGGGAGCGGCTGGCGCACGGGCCGGTGCTGATCGCCGCCAGCGGCACCCCGCAGGAGGTGGCGGCCGTTCAGGCGCGCCATGGCCGCCATGCCTCGGGCCTCGCCATCGAGCAGGCGTCCGCCGCCCTCGCAGCGGGCCTCGTCGAGGCCGGTGTGCGCCGGCTGGTGGTGGCGGGCGGGGAAACCTCAGGCGCCTGCGTCGACCGGCTGGGCATTGCCGGTTTCGAGGTGGGGCCGGAGATCGCGGCCGGCGTTCCGCTCCTGCGGACGGTCGCCTACGCGCCGCAGATGCTGCTGGCCCTTAAGTCCGGCAATTTCGGCGGCCCGGATTTCTTCGCCAGGGCGTTTGCGGCCATGTCCTGA
- a CDS encoding hydroxypyruvate isomerase family protein, whose amino-acid sequence MIRFAANLHSLFTELPFLDRFAPAAEAGFAAVEFTFPYDVPADRISERLQRHGLKAAMLHLPAGDWAAGDRGLACQAERFDEFRATLEQGVAYARTIGAGKLVMMAGLGSRQDPQAEASFRRAVAFAGERLEREGLCLLLKPLDPREIPGYFLTDFCHVADLVAELGVPHVKMLFDVYQRQLARGDVAMALRRRIKQIGHVQVAAVPDRGEPDDGELNYAYILRRLECLGYDGYIGCDYRPRGRSTLAGLGWMKPYLPRVRAIA is encoded by the coding sequence ATGATCCGTTTCGCTGCGAACCTCCATTCGCTCTTTACGGAATTGCCGTTTCTCGACCGCTTCGCGCCCGCCGCCGAGGCCGGCTTTGCCGCCGTGGAATTCACCTTCCCTTATGACGTGCCGGCGGACCGGATCTCCGAGCGCCTTCAGCGTCATGGTCTCAAGGCGGCGATGCTGCATCTGCCCGCCGGGGACTGGGCGGCGGGGGACCGCGGCCTTGCCTGCCAGGCAGAGCGGTTCGACGAATTCCGGGCGACGCTGGAGCAGGGCGTCGCCTACGCCCGGACGATCGGTGCCGGCAAGCTCGTCATGATGGCGGGCCTCGGCTCGCGGCAGGATCCGCAGGCGGAGGCGAGCTTCCGCCGGGCGGTGGCCTTCGCCGGTGAAAGACTGGAGCGGGAGGGGCTCTGCCTGCTGCTCAAGCCGCTCGATCCGCGCGAGATCCCTGGCTATTTCCTCACCGATTTCTGCCATGTGGCCGATCTGGTGGCCGAACTCGGCGTGCCGCACGTGAAGATGCTGTTCGACGTCTATCAGCGCCAGCTCGCGCGCGGAGATGTGGCCATGGCGCTGCGCCGCCGCATCAAGCAGATCGGCCATGTGCAGGTCGCTGCCGTGCCCGACCGGGGTGAGCCCGATGACGGCGAACTCAACTATGCCTATATCCTGCGCCGGCTCGAATGCCTCGGCTATGACGGATATATCGGCTGCGATTATCGTCCCCGCGGGCGTTCCACCCTTGCGGGTCTCGGCTGGATGAAGCCTTATCTTCCTCGCGTTCGGGCCATCGCATGA
- the ltnD gene encoding L-threonate dehydrogenase, which produces MSVAVDGETQMRTVAVIGLGAMGLGMAKSLLAAGLVVRGCDLSAAAVAALAEAGGTGCATPAEAVQGASVVVSVVVNADQTEAILFGPQGIAEVMPANAVFVSCATMAPEKARDFAGRLEALGRLYLDAPISGGAARAAKGELTILASGRPEAFAAADAALEAMSAKLYRLGDAAGTGAAFKMINQLLAGVHIAAACEAITFAARQDLDLEMVYEVITASAGNSWMFENRIPHVLAGDYRPLSAVEIFVKDLGIIQDMARAARYPVPLAAAALQLYLGAAGAGMGRDDDSSLARLYAGLSGVTLPKGESVS; this is translated from the coding sequence ATGTCGGTTGCAGTTGACGGTGAGACCCAGATGCGGACGGTCGCGGTCATCGGCCTCGGGGCCATGGGCTTGGGCATGGCGAAGTCGCTGCTCGCCGCAGGTCTTGTGGTGCGCGGCTGCGATCTGTCGGCGGCCGCGGTTGCCGCGCTGGCGGAGGCCGGCGGCACCGGCTGCGCCACGCCGGCGGAAGCGGTGCAAGGCGCCAGCGTGGTGGTGAGCGTGGTGGTGAACGCCGACCAGACAGAGGCCATCCTGTTCGGTCCTCAAGGCATTGCCGAGGTCATGCCCGCCAATGCGGTGTTCGTCTCTTGCGCCACCATGGCGCCGGAGAAAGCCCGCGATTTCGCGGGCCGCCTCGAAGCGCTCGGGCGCCTCTATCTCGATGCGCCCATCTCCGGCGGGGCGGCGCGGGCGGCCAAGGGCGAACTCACCATTCTGGCCTCCGGCCGTCCGGAGGCCTTCGCGGCCGCTGACGCGGCGCTCGAGGCCATGTCCGCCAAGCTCTATCGGCTCGGCGATGCGGCGGGCACCGGCGCCGCCTTCAAGATGATCAACCAGCTTCTGGCCGGGGTGCACATCGCGGCCGCCTGTGAGGCGATCACTTTTGCCGCCCGGCAGGATCTCGACCTTGAGATGGTGTATGAAGTCATTACAGCCTCGGCGGGTAACAGCTGGATGTTCGAGAACCGCATCCCGCATGTGCTCGCCGGCGATTATCGGCCCCTGAGTGCGGTCGAGATCTTCGTGAAGGACCTCGGCATCATTCAGGACATGGCTCGGGCCGCCCGTTACCCCGTGCCGCTCGCGGCCGCCGCGCTCCAGCTTTATCTCGGGGCAGCGGGTGCCGGGATGGGCCGGGATGACGATTCTTCGCTCGCACGTCTTTATGCCGGCCTGTCCGGGGTGACATTGCCAAAGGGGGAGAGCGTTTCATGA
- a CDS encoding LacI family DNA-binding transcriptional regulator: MTCRSAPVTAFPVRAPAATLADVASAAGVGESTVSRVLRNHGSFSEKTRKRVMEAAAQLGYVPNRIAGTLASSGSRLVGIIVPSLSNIVFPEVLSGVNQALEDEGYQAVFAVSEYKMAREEEMVASMLAWRPAALMVAGLEHTPAARALLEAGGTRIIELMDLDGEPIDIAVGFSNLEVGRVSARHLLARGYRRIAYVGHDLAADTRAAKRLEGFEGVLRDQGLALMERSTLPTLSSIEAGRAGLEQALARRPDLEAVYFSNDDMAFGGYCLCLSRGIRVPDQLALFGYNGLGIGQALPQPLSTIRTPRVEIGATAARLAARNAPAQRIDLGFELIAGATA, encoded by the coding sequence ATGACCTGCCGGAGTGCCCCTGTGACCGCGTTTCCCGTCCGCGCCCCCGCCGCCACCCTTGCGGACGTCGCCTCGGCGGCGGGCGTGGGCGAAAGCACGGTGTCGCGCGTGCTCCGCAACCACGGCTCCTTTTCCGAGAAGACCCGCAAGCGTGTGATGGAGGCCGCCGCCCAGCTCGGCTATGTGCCCAACCGGATCGCGGGCACGCTGGCCTCCTCCGGGTCGCGTCTGGTTGGCATCATCGTGCCCTCGCTGTCCAACATCGTCTTTCCGGAGGTGTTGAGCGGCGTGAACCAGGCGCTTGAGGACGAGGGCTATCAGGCGGTGTTCGCGGTCAGCGAATACAAGATGGCCCGCGAGGAAGAGATGGTCGCCTCCATGCTCGCCTGGCGGCCCGCCGCGCTGATGGTGGCGGGCCTCGAACACACGCCCGCGGCGCGCGCGCTTCTGGAGGCCGGGGGCACACGCATCATCGAACTGATGGATCTCGACGGCGAGCCCATCGACATTGCGGTGGGCTTCTCCAATCTGGAGGTCGGCCGCGTCAGTGCCCGGCACCTGCTGGCGCGGGGCTATCGCCGGATCGCCTATGTGGGCCACGATCTTGCCGCCGACACACGCGCCGCCAAGCGCCTCGAGGGCTTCGAGGGCGTGCTGCGGGACCAGGGCCTCGCCCTCATGGAGCGTTCGACCTTGCCCACGCTGTCCTCCATCGAGGCCGGGCGCGCGGGACTGGAGCAGGCACTCGCCCGTCGGCCGGACCTTGAAGCAGTCTATTTCTCCAATGACGACATGGCCTTCGGGGGCTATTGCCTGTGTCTGTCACGCGGTATCCGAGTGCCGGACCAACTGGCACTGTTCGGCTACAACGGCCTCGGCATCGGTCAGGCGCTGCCCCAGCCACTCTCGACCATCCGCACGCCGCGGGTCGAAATCGGCGCCACAGCAGCCCGCCTCGCCGCTCGCAACGCCCCGGCCCAGCGCATCGATCTCGGCTTCGAACTCATTGCGGGCGCTACCGCCTGA
- a CDS encoding aldolase encodes MSTADENALRDDICRFARSLFERGLTPGSSGNISVRLEDGGWLVTPTNASLGHLDPARLSRLDASGTLLSGDKPTKEIPLHAALYETRGSARAVVHLHSTHAVALTLLPEIDPRSALPPLTPYYLMRAGQTALVPYYRPGDPAVADAIKGLAGRYSSVLLSNHGPVVAGESLEAAVFATEELEETAKLYLLTRNVNPRYLSRAQVDDLVTTFKCEIADPDALDRQCRAPDCPTHGFGFLGGIAREPAED; translated from the coding sequence ATGAGCACCGCCGACGAAAATGCCCTGCGGGACGACATCTGCCGCTTCGCGCGTTCACTGTTCGAGCGCGGGCTTACCCCCGGCTCATCGGGCAACATCTCGGTGCGGCTGGAGGATGGCGGCTGGCTGGTGACGCCCACCAATGCCTCCCTCGGCCATCTCGACCCGGCCCGCCTCTCGCGCCTCGATGCTTCCGGCACCCTGCTCTCGGGCGACAAGCCCACCAAGGAAATCCCGCTCCACGCCGCGCTCTACGAGACGCGCGGTTCCGCCCGCGCGGTGGTGCACCTGCACTCCACCCACGCGGTGGCGCTGACGCTGCTGCCGGAGATCGACCCGCGCTCGGCCCTGCCGCCGCTGACGCCCTATTATCTGATGCGCGCCGGACAGACCGCCCTCGTGCCCTACTACCGGCCCGGCGATCCGGCGGTGGCCGACGCCATCAAGGGGTTGGCCGGCCGGTATTCATCCGTCCTGCTGTCGAACCACGGACCGGTGGTGGCGGGCGAGAGCCTGGAAGCCGCCGTCTTCGCCACGGAGGAACTGGAGGAGACCGCCAAGCTCTATCTCCTCACCCGGAACGTGAACCCGCGCTATCTCTCGCGGGCGCAGGTCGATGACCTCGTCACCACCTTCAAGTGCGAGATCGCCGATCCCGACGCGCTGGACCGGCAATGCCGCGCGCCCGATTGCCCGACACACGGCTTCGGCTTTCTCGGCGGGATCGCACGCGAACCCGCCGAGGATTGA
- a CDS encoding aldo/keto reductase has translation MALKDILPGRLGFGAAPLGNMFRDIPETEALATVEAAWNDGIRYFDTAPLYGAGLAEIRMGEALAGRPRADYVISTKVGRVILDEVEEMSARDLGEKGDVFKYGRPNKIVNDYTADATLRSIEDSLKRLKTDHVDIVFVHDVAQDFWGDAWLGRFEEARTGAFRVLDRLRDEGVIKAWGLGVNKVEPIELLLGLEGPKPDAFLLAGRYTLLDHSRALQRVMPQVAERGLGIVVGGPYSSGALVGGPNFEYAPITPAMAQRVARIKGIADRHGVSMKAAGLQFSLANPAVAAVIPGASRPARIAEDGAALREVVPADFWRELRTAGLVDPAAPLPGGA, from the coding sequence ATGGCACTCAAGGATATTCTCCCCGGCCGTCTCGGCTTCGGTGCGGCGCCGCTGGGCAACATGTTCCGCGACATTCCGGAGACGGAAGCTCTGGCGACGGTCGAAGCCGCATGGAATGACGGCATCCGCTATTTCGACACCGCGCCGCTCTATGGCGCGGGCCTTGCGGAAATTCGCATGGGCGAGGCGCTCGCCGGCCGCCCGCGGGCGGATTATGTGATCAGCACCAAGGTCGGCCGGGTGATCCTCGACGAGGTCGAGGAGATGAGCGCCCGCGACCTCGGCGAGAAGGGCGATGTCTTCAAATACGGCCGCCCGAACAAGATCGTGAACGACTACACGGCCGATGCCACGCTTCGGTCCATCGAGGACAGTCTCAAGCGGCTGAAGACCGATCACGTGGACATCGTCTTCGTGCATGACGTGGCCCAGGATTTCTGGGGCGACGCCTGGCTCGGCCGCTTCGAAGAAGCCCGCACCGGCGCCTTCAGGGTGCTGGACCGGCTTCGGGATGAAGGCGTGATCAAGGCCTGGGGCCTCGGCGTCAACAAGGTGGAACCCATCGAGCTGCTGCTGGGGCTCGAGGGGCCGAAGCCGGACGCCTTCCTTCTCGCCGGCCGCTACACGCTGCTCGATCATTCCCGCGCCCTTCAGCGGGTGATGCCGCAGGTGGCCGAGCGCGGCCTCGGCATCGTCGTGGGCGGTCCCTACAGCTCGGGCGCTCTGGTGGGCGGGCCGAACTTCGAATATGCGCCCATCACCCCGGCCATGGCGCAGAGGGTGGCCCGGATCAAAGGCATTGCCGACCGGCACGGGGTGAGCATGAAGGCGGCGGGCCTGCAATTCTCCCTCGCCAATCCGGCGGTCGCCGCGGTCATTCCCGGTGCCAGCCGCCCCGCGCGCATTGCCGAGGATGGCGCTGCGCTGCGCGAGGTCGTTCCGGCCGACTTCTGGCGGGAGCTGCGGACGGCGGGTCTCGTCGATCCGGCCGCGCCGCTCCCCGGCGGCGCGTGA
- a CDS encoding putative quinol monooxygenase, protein MSNPVKIVAILAARPGKAEELRALLSSMAPLCRAEAGNLRWDIWQDQAVPGRFVLDELYVSDAAVAAHRQTPHFLDYISRINDLAERNSQLLDPVDVV, encoded by the coding sequence ATGTCGAATCCCGTCAAGATCGTGGCGATCCTCGCGGCCCGTCCGGGCAAGGCCGAGGAACTGAGGGCGCTGCTCTCGTCGATGGCGCCGCTCTGCCGCGCCGAGGCCGGCAACCTGCGCTGGGACATCTGGCAGGATCAGGCGGTGCCCGGCCGCTTCGTGCTCGATGAGCTCTATGTCAGCGACGCCGCCGTGGCCGCCCACCGCCAGACGCCGCATTTCCTCGATTACATCTCCCGCATCAACGATCTCGCTGAGCGCAATTCGCAACTGCTCGACCCTGTGGACGTTGTGTGA
- a CDS encoding type 1 glutamine amidotransferase domain-containing protein yields the protein MSKGKVLVLGSNATRIEIRGGGWAATGQYLNETVVPAMAVIAAGYDVVLATPDGTRPHIDPASDSAVHFEGDEAAYGRAKAFYAEHPAMTNVRTLRAVIEEGLDAYAGVFVPGGQAPVVDLMQDADVGFILRHFHERAKPTALLCHGPIVVAAAMPHAREFRAALIADDVAKARDWARGWQYAGYRMTVFSNSEEKVVEEHVLKARLHFSMVDALTVAGGAVETTAVDFEPNVIVDRELITGQNPRSDHLVGQRLVEALERAAARL from the coding sequence ATGAGCAAGGGCAAGGTTCTGGTCCTCGGGTCCAACGCCACCCGCATCGAGATCCGCGGCGGCGGCTGGGCTGCCACGGGCCAGTATCTGAACGAGACGGTGGTGCCGGCCATGGCCGTGATCGCGGCAGGCTATGACGTCGTGCTGGCGACGCCCGACGGTACCCGTCCCCATATCGATCCGGCGTCCGACTCGGCGGTTCATTTCGAGGGCGACGAGGCGGCCTATGGGCGCGCCAAGGCCTTCTATGCCGAGCACCCGGCGATGACCAACGTGCGCACATTGCGTGCTGTGATCGAGGAGGGCCTCGACGCCTATGCGGGCGTTTTCGTTCCCGGCGGGCAGGCTCCGGTGGTCGATCTGATGCAGGACGCGGACGTCGGCTTCATCCTGCGGCATTTCCATGAGCGGGCGAAGCCCACCGCCCTGCTGTGCCATGGTCCCATCGTGGTCGCCGCCGCCATGCCCCATGCGCGCGAGTTCCGCGCGGCGCTCATTGCCGACGATGTGGCGAAGGCGCGTGACTGGGCGCGCGGCTGGCAGTATGCGGGCTACCGCATGACGGTCTTCTCCAACAGCGAGGAGAAGGTGGTGGAGGAACACGTCCTGAAGGCCCGCCTTCACTTCAGCATGGTGGATGCGCTCACCGTTGCGGGCGGCGCGGTGGAGACGACCGCCGTGGACTTCGAGCCCAACGTCATTGTCGATCGTGAACTTATTACCGGCCAGAATCCCCGCTCCGACCATCTCGTGGGGCAGAGACTGGTCGAGGCGCTGGAGCGCGCCGCCGCCCGTTTATGA
- a CDS encoding LysR substrate-binding domain-containing protein, producing MRYDLNLLPVFVTLMEERSVTRAAERLGMTQPALSNALARLRVVMRDPLFIRERYGIQPTPLALELAPVLRAALAQIDEVVHGQQAFEPAEAERLMTIAPNSYAEFALIPTVVARLRAVAPGISLRLTPYGSDLSETGVISGTTAMAIGRFVEVQDNLVVQHLMDDGLACVVRADHPDVGDVLTRETYERLRHVNVLPPGRLRAGLFQVLERHGLKRDVAVSVTHFLAVPEMIAVTDYCATLPRLICARLAHDTRLKFVPAPVDLGTFPVDMAWHVRYRHDPAHRWLRTLIAEVAREAAGTAPAPEDAP from the coding sequence ATGCGCTACGATCTCAATCTCCTGCCGGTTTTCGTGACCCTCATGGAGGAGCGCAGCGTCACACGAGCCGCCGAACGACTCGGCATGACGCAGCCGGCGCTGTCCAACGCTCTGGCGCGCCTGCGCGTGGTGATGCGCGATCCCCTGTTCATCCGCGAACGTTACGGCATCCAGCCGACGCCTTTGGCGCTGGAACTGGCGCCCGTGCTGCGGGCCGCGCTCGCGCAGATCGACGAGGTGGTCCATGGCCAGCAGGCCTTCGAGCCGGCCGAGGCCGAGCGGCTGATGACGATCGCGCCGAACTCCTATGCGGAGTTTGCGCTGATCCCTACCGTCGTGGCGCGGCTCCGGGCGGTTGCGCCCGGCATCAGCCTGCGCCTGACGCCCTATGGCAGCGACCTGTCCGAAACCGGGGTCATCTCCGGGACCACGGCCATGGCCATCGGCCGCTTCGTGGAGGTTCAGGACAATCTCGTGGTGCAGCACCTGATGGACGATGGCCTCGCCTGCGTCGTGCGGGCCGACCATCCGGACGTGGGCGATGTCCTGACGCGGGAGACTTACGAGCGCCTGCGGCATGTCAATGTGCTGCCGCCCGGCCGCCTGCGTGCCGGCCTGTTCCAGGTGCTGGAGCGCCATGGCCTGAAGCGGGACGTGGCGGTGTCCGTCACCCACTTCCTGGCCGTTCCCGAGATGATCGCGGTGACGGATTATTGCGCCACCCTGCCCCGCCTCATCTGCGCGCGCCTCGCACATGATACGCGGCTGAAGTTCGTTCCGGCCCCGGTGGACCTCGGCACCTTTCCCGTCGACATGGCCTGGCACGTGCGCTACCGGCACGATCCCGCCCACCGCTGGCTGCGCACGCTCATCGCAGAGGTGGCACGGGAGGCGGCAGGAACCGCCCCCGCACCGGAGGATGCGCCCTGA